A segment of the Canis lupus baileyi chromosome 21, mCanLup2.hap1, whole genome shotgun sequence genome:
GTTCATAATTGAAGgatgttggcaaaaatgtggtACTAATTGGCCCGGAACCGTTCCCAGTGATGCCAACCTGTGCTTGTTTGTCCCTCTTTGCAGAACGAGACGGGACCCCCCACCTGCCGACCGGGCCCGCGAGCGGCGTCTCCCACCACCGCATGCCGGACGCCACCGGCCCCGACGGAGAGGCCGACGTGATCCCGGTCACCTTCATcggggaggttttggatgacccCGTGGACTCGGGGCTGTTTTCCAATAGAAACAACAACGCTGGTTCTTTTGACCTAGGGGGCGTGGCTGACAGGGGGGCGCCCCCcatgccccccgcgcccccgccggaGGAGCACAGCCGGCCACTCGGAAGGAGGACACACGTGCCCCACTCACCCGCTCCTCCCCACGACATAGGGACAGAAAGCAAGCCTGCCTCGGCCAACCCCTGTGATGctgaaaatctgaataaaacagAGCCCGAGACGGGCTGTGCGGCGGCGCTGCACACGCACCCCCCAGACACGCAGGGGGGCGGAGAGGGGCCCGGCCCTGGCCTCGGCGGGAAGGCGCAGGCCCACGAGGCGGCGAGGCTGCAGCCCGCGAGGGGCAAGGAGGCCCAGGGGGCAGGTAGTGGCCCAGCTCCACCGCCCTGGTATCAACGGGACCCCAGCCCCGGGGGAAGCTACGGACTGAAATACGGCCTCACGACGTACAAAATCGTCCCCCCGAGGTCGGAGATGAGGTGTTACGACCGAGGAGTGTCGCTCTCAACGGGTGCCATCAAGATCGACGAGCTGGGGAATCTGGTGAGTCCCCACGCGCACGGGGGCAGGACCATAACCCCGTCGTCATCCACTCTCGACGTGGAAACCCAGCCCGTTGGAAAAGTCAAAGAATTCTGGAGGTCCGGCTCCACGGAGACACGCTCAGGCCAGGGGACCCCCGGCCCTATCACACCCCCGAAGCCGAAGCCTCGAGATGTGGGACGCGGGGCGGAACCGAGCTTCCCGGGCCCCGCAGCGCCGCAGCCCCTGCAGCAGCCCGCGCGCCCCGAGGAGGCCAGAAGCCGGCTGCCCGCCCCGGCCACTTGTCCCGTGAACGTGCCAGCAGCGAGCGCCACGGAAGTCTCATTTCTGAAGCCTCAGAGGAGGACCTCCAGTCAGTACGTGGCCTCTGCCATTGCCAAGCGCATCGGGCCCCAGGGCGCCCCGGCCGCTGCGGTGAGGATGCCCGGGAACGCACAGCAGGACGGGGAAGGCCGGGCGCCGGCCCTACAGCCTCCCGCCCGTGCTGacccgggggcggcggccgggggcgccCAGGGCAGCAGCCTCGAGGGAGCGTCGTCCGCCCAGGCCCCTCCTGCTGGCCTCCGCAGGAGCCCCTGTGTCCCCCCGGTCACCGTGTCCCAGCACGATCGCGTCTGCACGGTGCAGAGCTGCAGCCTCCGGGGAAGGCAAAGCCCAGGCCACCCCGGCACCAGCCCCGCGTCCGCCCCCCAGTGCAAGCTGGacagtcccccccgcccccgctcagGAGACGACCAGACCCCTGGCAGGACCCTGGCGAATGGGTCCAG
Coding sequences within it:
- the LOC140613196 gene encoding protein cordon-bleu-like isoform X1, coding for MTKRPEAALTSDSKEDLSITGRFQKTLEELDEELAERDGTPHLPTGPASGVSHHRMPDATGPDGEADVIPVTFIGEVLDDPVDSGLFSNRNNNAGSFDLGGVADRGAPPMPPAPPPEEHSRPLGRRTHVPHSPAPPHDIGTESKPASANPCDAENLNKTEPETGCAAALHTHPPDTQGGGEGPGPGLGGKAQAHEAARLQPARGKEAQGAGSGPAPPPWYQRDPSPGGSYGLKYGLTTYKIVPPRSEMRCYDRGVSLSTGAIKIDELGNLVSPHAHGGRTITPSSSTLDVETQPVGKVKEFWRSGSTETRSGQGTPGPITPPKPKPRDVGRGAEPSFPGPAAPQPLQQPARPEEARSRLPAPATCPVNVPAASATEVSFLKPQRRTSSQYVASAIAKRIGPQGAPAAAVRMPGNAQQDGEGRAPALQPPARADPGAAAGGAQGSSLEGASSAQAPPAGLRRSPCVPPVTVSQHDRVCTVQSCSLRGRQSPGHPGTSPASAPQCKLDSPPRPRSGDDQTPGRTLANGSRWVPLHTKPPRSPGGLDTNDGARQEPLEQEEKPSVPCTGHEPDGTLPPSIFGPKKKFRPVVQKPAPKDTSLHSALMEAIHSAGGKDRLRKVAEPGSEGGPRKPSSAEPAGERSALLAAIRGHSGACSLRKVSSFASEELRSLRDAELSQQECGSPLEPPALPELGIPAPPAPPAPRPPATQAPPAPRTASRSSSGSPAEARQALMDAIRSGTGAARLRKVLQGQEMERHCQQHAGRTVSLQPAPTLSAIFLDLLDVLRGTCCAFSD
- the LOC140613196 gene encoding protein cordon-bleu-like isoform X2 is translated as MPDATGPDGEADVIPVTFIGEVLDDPVDSGLFSNRNNNAGSFDLGGVADRGAPPMPPAPPPEEHSRPLGRRTHVPHSPAPPHDIGTESKPASANPCDAENLNKTEPETGCAAALHTHPPDTQGGGEGPGPGLGGKAQAHEAARLQPARGKEAQGAGSGPAPPPWYQRDPSPGGSYGLKYGLTTYKIVPPRSEMRCYDRGVSLSTGAIKIDELGNLVSPHAHGGRTITPSSSTLDVETQPVGKVKEFWRSGSTETRSGQGTPGPITPPKPKPRDVGRGAEPSFPGPAAPQPLQQPARPEEARSRLPAPATCPVNVPAASATEVSFLKPQRRTSSQYVASAIAKRIGPQGAPAAAVRMPGNAQQDGEGRAPALQPPARADPGAAAGGAQGSSLEGASSAQAPPAGLRRSPCVPPVTVSQHDRVCTVQSCSLRGRQSPGHPGTSPASAPQCKLDSPPRPRSGDDQTPGRTLANGSRWVPLHTKPPRSPGGLDTNDGARQEPLEQEEKPSVPCTGHEPDGTLPPSIFGPKKKFRPVVQKPAPKDTSLHSALMEAIHSAGGKDRLRKVAEPGSEGGPRKPSSAEPAGERSALLAAIRGHSGACSLRKVSSFASEELRSLRDAELSQQECGSPLEPPALPELGIPAPPAPPAPRPPATQAPPAPRTASRSSSGSPAEARQALMDAIRSGTGAARLRKVLQGQEMERHCQQHAGRTVSLQPAPTLSAIFLDLLDVLRGTCCAFSD